In Fusarium oxysporum f. sp. lycopersici 4287 chromosome 2, whole genome shotgun sequence, a genomic segment contains:
- a CDS encoding hypothetical protein (At least one base has a quality score < 10), whose protein sequence is MLRRSASKQSLASTLNSMEASSASVTSSSSTDVTSMSRDSSNTEDGRESTPVGSKTITAHKNTDERNLHSQIEDLLTALSELQRNHALLSNQLQREREERQEDRKAVQSLLNGLRQKADSATSRPSSPQPSVLSDKEDSSEADKEDKSETEGDESKTPSLEEKVPASDDEAQKGVPSTTEDLENLLNVVEQRFQVEDDKRRSSMLISKAQLRDELNHAKDQLAAALSQSQEYSRQILDLNQEMASVKEQLRESHAHVRTLHQDKQRLEKQMHGLKSRVSSASSAHEVTKEHDVDRGSKTGGGLREFKLNRSKTTPHPPQQQPQDYEPMAATTSKFNKRISSLPQNHEASVPMVTTTGPAPSQSEHEALLAELVQAKTAEAVAKQEAEEARQKLESIRKSHGLSRSVSAHAPSASQSGPGGVFSLLTGHGAAATNEVAMKPASTNAGSPGSGGSFWGWRR, encoded by the coding sequence ATGCTGCGACGAAGCGCGTCCAAGCAAAGTCTTGCATCAACATTGAACTCAATGGAGGCCAGCTCAGCCAGCGTCAcaagttcatcatcaaccgACGTAACCTCAATGTCGAGAGATTCTTCCAATACTGAGGATGGCCGGGAATCTACACCAGTCGGCAGTAAGACAATAACAGCCCATAAAAACACAGACGAACGAAACTTGCATAGTCAGATCGAAGACCTCCTGACCGCTCTCAGTGAGCTACAGCGCAACCATGCTTTATTATCGAATCAGCTACAACGGGAACGCGAAGAGCGACAAGAAGACCGTAAGGCCGTCCAGTCACTTTTGAATGGATTGAGACAGAAGGCAGACTCTGCTACGTCAAGACCCAGCAGTCCACAGCCATCGGTCTTATCCGATAAAGAGGACAGCTCAGAGGCGGACAAAGAGGACAAGTCAGAGACAGAAGGTGATGAGTCTAAGACACCGAGTCTTGAGGAAAAGGTCCCAGCGAGCGACGACGAGGCTCAGAAAGGAGTGCCATCCACCACTGAGGACCTGGAAAATTTGCTCAATGTTGTCGAACAGCGGTTCCAAGTGGAGGATGACAAACGACGTTCGTCTATGCTGATATCGAAGGCGCAGCTGCGGGATGAGCTGAACCATGCGAAGGATCAGCTTGCTGCTGCACTGTCGCAATCACAAGAGTACAGTCGCCAGATCTTGGATCTTAACCAGGAGATGGCCAGTGTGAAAGAGCAACTAAGGGAAAGTCATGCACATGTCAGGACGCTACATCAGGATAAGCAAAGACTCGAGAAGCAAATGCATGGGTTAAAATCCCGGGTCTCATCAGCCAGCTCAGCCCATGAGGTGACCAAAGAACACGATGTGGATCGAGGTAGCAAGACTGGAGGTGGCCTTCGAGAGTTTAAGCTCAACCGCAGTAAGACTACACCGCACCCAccgcaacagcagcctcaggATTACGAGCCTATGGCGGCCACGACGAGCAAGTTCAACAAGCGGATATCATCCCTGCCTCAGAACCACGAAGCCAGCGTACCAATGGTGACCACGACCGGGCCTGCGCCATCTCAGAGTGAGCACGAGGCTTTGCTAGCTGAGCTAGTCCAAGCCAAAACCGCCGAAGCAGTGGCGAAacaagaggctgaagaggcTCGGCAAAAGCTGGAGTCTATACGCAAATCTCACGGATTGAGCCGCTCCGTATCAGCGCACGCTCCTTCGGCATCGCAGTCTGGACCTGGTGGAGTGTTCAGCCTTCTTACCGGCCACGGGGCAGCTGCCACAAACGAAGTCGCGATGAAACCGGCATCGACAAATGCTGGATCTCCAGGATCTGGAGGAAGTTTCTGGGGTTGGCGAAGGTAG